In a genomic window of Streptococcus oralis subsp. tigurinus:
- the proC gene encoding pyrroline-5-carboxylate reductase yields MKIGFIGLGNMGASLAKAVLQAKTGAQILLANRSQAKVDAFITNFGGQASSNEEIFAEADVIFLGVKPAQFSDLLSQYQTILEKRESLLLISMAAGLTLEKLASLLPSQHRIIRIMPNTPVAIGQGVISYSMSANCRAEDRELFCQLLAKAGLLVELGDGLIDAATGLAGCGPAFVYLFIEALADAGVQTGLPRERALKMAAQTVVGAGQMVLESQQHPGVLKDQVCSPGGSTIAGVASLEEHAFRGIVMDAVGQAYKRTQELGK; encoded by the coding sequence ATGAAGATTGGATTTATCGGTTTGGGAAATATGGGAGCTAGCTTGGCTAAGGCTGTTTTGCAGGCCAAGACGGGTGCTCAGATTCTCCTTGCCAATCGTAGTCAAGCGAAAGTAGATGCTTTCATCACTAATTTCGGTGGTCAGGCTTCCAGCAATGAAGAAATTTTTGCAGAAGCAGATGTGATTTTTCTAGGAGTTAAGCCTGCTCAGTTCTCAGACTTGCTTTCTCAATACCAGACCATCCTTGAAAAAAGAGAGAGTCTTCTTTTGATTTCTATGGCGGCTGGATTGACTTTGGAAAAACTGGCAAGTCTTCTGCCAAGTCAACACCGGATTATTCGCATCATGCCCAATACACCAGTGGCTATCGGCCAAGGAGTGATTAGTTATTCCATGTCAGCAAACTGTCGTGCTGAGGACAGGGAACTCTTTTGTCAGTTATTAGCCAAGGCTGGCCTCTTGGTTGAACTTGGGGATGGCTTAATCGATGCTGCGACAGGTCTTGCAGGTTGTGGACCAGCCTTTGTCTACCTTTTTATCGAGGCTTTAGCAGATGCGGGTGTGCAGACAGGATTGCCCCGAGAAAGGGCTTTGAAAATGGCAGCCCAAACAGTAGTCGGCGCTGGACAAATGGTTCTCGAAAGCCAGCAACATCCTGGAGTTTTGAAAGACCAAGTTTGCAGCCCAGGAGGTTCGACTATTGCTGGTGTAGCGAGTCTGGAAGAACATGCCTTTAGAGGTATAGTCATGGATGCAGTTGGTCAAGCCTATAAACGAACACAAGAACTAGGTAAATAA
- the tmk gene encoding dTMP kinase, which translates to MSKGFLVSLEGPEGAGKTSVLEALLPILEEKGIEVLTTREPGGVLIGEKIRQVILDPSHTQMDPKTELLLYIASRRQHLVEKVLPALEAGKLVIMDRFIDSSVAYQGFGRGLDIDAIDWLNHFATDGLKPDLTLYFDIEVEEGLARIAANSDREVNRLDLEGLDLHKKVRQGYLSLLDKEGNRIVKIDASLPLDQVVETTKAVLFDRMGLAK; encoded by the coding sequence ATGTCAAAAGGATTTTTAGTTTCTCTTGAGGGACCGGAGGGAGCAGGGAAGACCAGCGTTTTAGAGGCTCTTCTCCCAATTTTAGAGGAAAAAGGAATAGAGGTGTTGACGACCCGTGAGCCAGGTGGAGTCTTGATTGGGGAGAAGATTCGTCAAGTGATTTTGGATCCAAGTCATACGCAGATGGATCCTAAAACGGAACTCCTTCTCTATATCGCCAGTCGTAGGCAGCATTTGGTAGAAAAAGTTCTTCCAGCCCTTGAAGCTGGCAAGTTGGTCATTATGGACCGCTTCATCGATAGTTCTGTTGCTTATCAGGGATTTGGTCGTGGCTTGGATATTGATGCCATTGATTGGCTCAATCACTTTGCGACAGATGGCCTCAAACCCGATTTGACCCTTTATTTTGACATTGAGGTGGAAGAAGGGCTGGCTCGCATTGCTGCTAATAGTGATCGCGAGGTCAATCGTTTGGATTTGGAAGGCTTAGACTTGCACAAAAAAGTCCGCCAAGGCTACCTTTCTCTTCTGGACAAAGAAGGAAATCGTATTGTTAAGATTGATGCCAGTCTTCCCTTGGACCAAGTTGTGGAAACTACCAAGGCAG
- the proB gene encoding glutamate 5-kinase, which translates to MKYKRIVFKVGTSSLTNEDGSLLRSKVKAITQQLAMLHEAGHELILVSSGAVAAGFGALGFKKRPTKIADKQASAAVGQGLLLEEYTTNLLMRQIVSAQILLTQDDFVDKRRYKNAHQALSVLLHRGAIPIINENDSVVIDELKVGDNDTLSAQVAAMVQADLLVLLTDVDGLYTGNPNLDPTAKRLERIETINHEIIDMAGGAGSSNGTGGMLTKIKAATIATESGVPVYICSSLKSDALIEAAEETRDGSFFVAQEKGLRTQKQWLAFYAQSQGTIWVDGGAAEALSKNGKSLLLSGVVEVEGNFSYHDIVTVADKETGQSLGKGRVQFGVSALEDMLRSQKAKGGLIHRDDWISITPEIQLLFTEF; encoded by the coding sequence AAGTACAAACGAATCGTCTTTAAGGTGGGGACCTCCTCCTTGACAAATGAAGACGGGAGTTTATTAAGAAGTAAAGTAAAGGCAATTACCCAGCAATTGGCTATGCTGCATGAGGCTGGACATGAGTTGATTTTAGTGTCATCTGGGGCAGTTGCCGCTGGATTTGGGGCTTTGGGTTTTAAAAAACGTCCGACCAAGATTGCAGATAAACAAGCTTCGGCTGCAGTTGGTCAGGGACTTTTGTTGGAGGAATACACAACCAACCTCCTCATGCGCCAGATCGTTTCTGCACAAATCTTGCTGACACAGGATGATTTTGTAGATAAACGTCGCTATAAGAATGCCCATCAGGCCTTGTCTGTATTGCTTCATCGTGGTGCCATTCCCATCATCAATGAAAATGACAGTGTCGTCATTGACGAACTCAAGGTGGGTGATAATGACACCCTGAGTGCCCAGGTAGCGGCGATGGTTCAGGCGGATCTTTTGGTTCTCTTGACTGATGTGGACGGCCTCTATACTGGAAATCCTAATTTGGATCCAACAGCTAAGCGTTTGGAGAGAATTGAGACCATCAATCATGAGATTATTGATATGGCTGGTGGAGCAGGTTCGTCAAACGGAACTGGGGGTATGCTGACAAAAATCAAGGCGGCTACGATTGCGACGGAGTCGGGTGTGCCAGTCTATATCTGCTCTTCCTTGAAATCAGATGCCTTGATTGAGGCAGCGGAAGAAACTAGGGATGGTTCCTTCTTTGTTGCGCAAGAGAAGGGACTTCGTACCCAGAAACAATGGCTGGCTTTCTATGCACAAAGTCAGGGAACGATTTGGGTAGATGGTGGAGCTGCAGAGGCACTTTCAAAAAACGGGAAAAGTCTCCTTTTATCGGGTGTGGTAGAAGTGGAAGGAAACTTCTCTTACCACGATATTGTAACAGTAGCAGATAAAGAAACAGGTCAATCTCTTGGAAAGGGACGTGTCCAATTTGGCGTCTCAGCTCTAGAAGATATGCTCCGTTCTCAAAAAGCTAAGGGAGGCTTGATTCACCGTGATGACTGGATTTCCATCACTCCTGAAATCCAGCTGCTCTTTACAGAATTTTAG
- a CDS encoding glutamate-5-semialdehyde dehydrogenase: MVSTQEQFEQVQAVKKSINTASEAVKNQALLAMADYLLAATEEILAANALDMAAAKGKISDVMLDRLYLDAGRIEAMARGIREVVALPDPIGEVLETSHLENGLLITKKRVAMGVIGIIYESRPNVTSDAAALALKSGNAVVLRSGKDAYQTAHAIVTALKKGLETTTIHPDVIQLVEDTSRESSYAMMKAKGYLDLLIPRGGAGLINAVVQNAIVPVIETGTGIVHVYVDKDADEDKALSIINNAKTSRPSVCNAMEVLLVHEDKAADFLPRLEQVLVTSREEAGLEPIQFRLDSKASQFLSGRAAETQDFDTEFLDYILAVKVVSSLEEAVSHIEAHSTHHSDAIVTENAEAAAYFTDQVDSAAVYVNASTRFTDGGQFGLGCEMGISTQKLHARGPMGLKELTSYKYVVTGDGQIRE, translated from the coding sequence ATGGTAAGTACACAAGAACAATTTGAACAGGTACAGGCTGTTAAAAAATCAATCAATACTGCCAGTGAAGCAGTAAAAAACCAAGCCTTGCTAGCCATGGCTGATTATTTATTGGCAGCTACTGAGGAGATTTTAGCGGCCAATGCCCTTGATATGGCAGCGGCCAAAGGTAAAATCTCAGATGTTATGCTAGACCGTCTTTATTTGGATGCGGGACGTATAGAAGCGATGGCAAGAGGGATTCGTGAAGTGGTTGCTTTACCAGATCCCATTGGTGAAGTCTTAGAAACAAGTCATCTTGAAAATGGCTTGCTTATCACCAAAAAACGTGTGGCCATGGGGGTTATTGGTATTATCTACGAAAGTCGTCCAAATGTGACGTCTGACGCGGCTGCTTTGGCTCTCAAGAGTGGAAATGCGGTTGTTCTTCGTAGTGGTAAGGATGCCTATCAAACAGCCCATGCCATTGTCACAGCCTTGAAGAAGGGCTTGGAGACGACTACCATTCACCCAGATGTGATTCAACTGGTGGAAGATACTAGCCGTGAAAGCAGCTATGCCATGATGAAGGCCAAGGGCTATCTAGACCTCCTCATTCCTCGTGGAGGGGCTGGTTTGATAAATGCCGTGGTTCAGAATGCTATCGTACCTGTTATTGAGACAGGGACTGGGATTGTCCATGTCTATGTAGATAAGGATGCAGACGAAGACAAGGCTCTATCGATCATCAACAATGCTAAAACTAGTCGTCCTTCTGTCTGCAATGCCATGGAGGTTTTGCTGGTTCATGAAGACAAGGCAGCGGATTTCCTTCCTCGCTTGGAGCAAGTTCTGGTTACAAGTCGGGAAGAAGCTGGGCTGGAACCGATTCAATTCCGCCTAGATAGCAAAGCAAGTCAGTTTCTTTCAGGTCGAGCAGCTGAGACTCAAGACTTTGATACCGAGTTTTTAGATTATATCCTAGCAGTTAAGGTTGTGAGCAGTTTAGAAGAAGCAGTTTCCCATATTGAAGCTCACAGTACCCATCATTCGGATGCCATTGTGACGGAAAATGCTGAAGCTGCAGCTTACTTTACAGATCAAGTGGACTCTGCAGCAGTTTATGTCAATGCCTCAACGCGTTTCACTGATGGTGGGCAATTTGGTCTTGGATGTGAGATGGGGATTTCTACTCAGAAACTGCATGCGCGTGGGCCTATGGGCTTGAAAGAGTTGACCAGCTACAAGTATGTGGTTACTGGTGACGGACAGATAAGGGAGTAA